ACGGTTAAAAAGGCTGCCGGTATGCGTGAACCCTTTACTAATGGAGCTCAGTGCCGGATGCCTTGATCACACCGTGTCACACGCTCAGAGGCAACACGAACATCACACGGTCCCACTACCAGGAATAAGAAGTCAAAAGTAAACATCTGAAcataagcgtgtgtgtgtgtttaacttcACAAATGGGAACATGGGACAGATGTGACTAAACCAAGGAAGTGGACCAACTTATGGAGCAGAATGACATTAAAAATCATAGGGTCTGAACAGCCTGAGTTTCTATTCTTGGGGAGGGACAAGTTCAAGACCCTGTGTTGGACACGAAACATATTTGTGTCCTCACTTGACTTTCAAATGTGTGTCAGGGATGAGGTCAGATGAAAACACGACTCCCACTTTCTGAGTCATCATGAAAAATATGACGAGTCACCCCTTCACCTCAACTCGAGGGCTGAGAATCAATGTGTTCTCCCAGATTCACATAGCATCAAAAGTTTTTTGCAGttattctttgtgtgtgtgtgttaattcaGTTCAGTTGAGGCAAGCCTCAGTACTGATCTGACAGATTAAGATGTGTTAAAACACTCATTCAGGCCACTTTTGGGGTACACAGGCTGACATTGGGGTTAGGAAGGCTGGCCGTCGCCCCCTAGCTGGAGTGGAGGACTTTGTACGAGAGAAGGAGAGGAAGGAGAGGGAAAACTCGCTTCATCCTCCTGGTCAGCCATTAGTGATATCGCATGATCACTGGAACTAGAAGCAGAAAGACATAAAGAGTATTTAACAAACATTCTGCACACACACAGTAATGCTCATTTaacatgaaaataatttttttaaatttatatagcgccaattcacgacggggtcgcctcaaggcgcttcacacaacacaacttgaaaaacagaacaaaatgaattaaaagattaaaagcacaataaaagaataaaaacataaaaaagtaaaaagaataaaaaaactgaattatGGGTAATACTCACTGATGATAATCAGCAGGAAGGCGATCACTACCAAAACAATAATTATCTTCATCTGTGAAGAAAACACCATTGAACATATTAGTTATAATTATTAACACTGCTGCCTGACAGTTAatgccacacacacacccttGATGTCTGACCCTGGAATATGCAAAATGTAGAGTATGTCTGAGCAAAACCACCAAATGGTGTGGCAACAAACCATATAAATCCCTATCAGCTCTTGTTCACACTATCAAGCAAGCAAACAATTAGTTTGAAAGAAAATAGATTTTACAGAGACCGTGTGTATGGTGGGTTACTGATGCTTAGCAACAGGCCAGTCATAGGTGAACATACACTGGGTACTTTttcgtttcccataatccccctggtgaccccctgcacttcccaaaatgcaccgcggtgccagcagagttccggcgcctcacagcgcatgtaaacaatgactaacaaggatgtggatggtgttagcctgtgaatttgctggatcAACACCAGGCTATTCACAGGCTATtataagttgagagggttatctagaggaggtgtagcacctgtgatggactgctgtcgtgccctgatgttgtcttgttgtccatatttCACGACAGTTGTTTACActgtgccctgaaccggaactctgctgaaacggaCCGCGAGACGGCACAAAATTCAtaactgcgaaacagcgaataAACAAAAAATTTGAAAAGTCCAATATtctttgtcaggtatttcagaaagtgtTGACTTTATGTATTCAAGGCCCACtgcatataaactaaaatgtcaagcatttttaatattaatttagaTCATTATGGCCTACAGCTCCAAAACACAAAAATAGGTGGGATTTATTTCGAGGTGTGATTCGATTTCTCCaatccacagaagcctgtaacttcttctgtgttgtctgggtgtcttggtggcattCCTCACTCTTATTCTtgcattgtctgggtgtcttggtggcattCCTCACTCTTATTCTTGCAGTCACTCAGGTTCTGAGAaccgtctactccacacagatttaccacagagtaccatactgtttgtatttcttcataactgatgtaaataaagtccaagacatattcagtggcagcttaaccatcagagagcctcgtcgaCAACGActacaagctgtcactgatgttaaagggggcaaaaaCATagcattaagaacaggggtatgtaaacttctgataaggatcatttgggtagtttctgttgtcattatgatttaaaaagagtaaacacagtttgtctgacaataaatggcttcacccaaacaCTAACTATGAGTGGAAAAAAGGGTTTTGTGTTATTTATATTCtctcaaaaatggcaaaaaaaattctgaaattcTGCAAGCGTATGTAAACCTCTGAACACAACTAACACTCATTTTATAAATAtggaaatttgttttttttttttgctccatttTGCAGTTCAGCTTCATTTCTGTTGCAGAGCAGACCCAACCTTTTCTGCCACTTTAATGCCAATACGTTGATTAGTTTCAGGGAAAATTACAACAGAGATCACAAAGGGTAACCTCTAACGTGAAATTAATAACAGAAGCTGTTCCAGTCTTGGACGGTCACAAGCAAACACGGCGTACCTTCATGTCTCTCCACCACATCCTCCGATGCAGCTGTTTGGCTCGGCTGCTGAAGGCAGACGCGTTGTCTGAGAGAGACTCTGAAGTATTTGAACAGAAAAAAAGTTAGACgaggggggagaaaaaaaaaatatcacatgaCAAGTAAACAATAAGCTCAATTTTCTCACTCCGTTTTGTGAATGCAGAGCTATAACGTGTCAGTTATGCAATGCTACAGGACAGCTGGTGAGATCACACCTATGCTCAGGTTACAAACATCTGCTCACAAAAAGATTTCTATGCAACAGAAGACATTTCCTTCTTCATGATGTTCAAACTCTTTCTTCTGAGCTTCATGGATACTGATGTTGATTTGCTCTTTACATGTGTTAACAGGCACTTTGGATCTCCTTCACTGTTCCCGTTCATCTCCCGTTTCCGAGCAGATTCCGCCATGTGACTGAAATTTCCACGTCCATGTGCCTGTTTAAGAACCTGCGACTACAAATACCAGCACCCAGACCATGTTTGTTAAATCTGGAGGATTTGTACACGGGTACACGCACATGAGTCAGCTGCCAAAGCTGATCATAGTGCAACATGGTTCACATCTACAGGCGCCTGTTTTATTACCCGGTCATCGACTGCAGTCGCACCTGTAATTACATAAACGTACAAACATACAAGTGTGTTCCAGGTGTGCGTCACCGTCTCGGTAGGTTGAGCGACGTGCCCGAGAGGCACATTTATAGACAGCAAGAAAAATAACATGTTTCTCACTTGCAGAACCTAAAATCATTTCCCACATTTGTCTGACAAACACCGATGTTGTCACACTCACCAGACTCACACGTGGTAAACTAGTAAACCTGGATATGTCATTAACAAGTCTGAAGCTCGTGGAGAGCATTTATACGTACCCATTGCAGTTCAGACTGTGTGCTGCTTTGAAAACATTACATATTTAAATAAAACATATTTAAACGCTGATCCCCCGAAAGCCCgtgttttgatttattttaaaCAAGTCCTAAGTGCTTACAAACGATGTCAGCATGTGTATTTGTACAGAGTAACTCCTACACAAGCCGAGGTCCACTGGCATCTGTGCTTATCCCaggattctgtagcgtgaagcaaatgagagtctGCGAGTCCCTCTGGGTTACTTCCCAAAGCCAAGGCAGTACCcgtttccagctgggtggactggaacaaagcagatgaaatgtcttgtccaaggacacagagagatactctgaccaggaatcaaatccaGTTAACTCCTatctcactgagctacctgctctaattTTTCCTCATTAATGTCCCTAAAAACAGCTTCCTCTCTGTGTTTTGTCCAGTTCAGGAGTTGTATTTAATGGTTCATAtcacagtgtgtgtatatatatatatatatttattaattaAACGCTGTGAGACAGATGCCCAAAGATCTATCTTCTGACTGTCACCCACAAACATGAGCTGTCATGTGACAGCAGTGGCCTGTGTATGCCTCACTAAGCCAACAAAATTAATCTGCATTTACATCAGGTGTTCTAATGTGAATGGAATCTGATCAATGAATCCACAGGTATAATTTACATGACTGTAATAAAAATGATCAGATAGAGTCAGATGTTTATGTTTGTGGCTCAAAACAATCAATCAAATTGGTTATTTTGTCATGCAGGGAACGCAGTTCCTGTTGCCCTGTTTTATTTCAACAACAGACCAACATTGTTCTATTtactgtaatttccggactattagCCGCtacttttcacatgctttgaacactgcggcttttacaatgatgcagctaatttatggatttttacaggctttgtcATAACTCGAAatatgtcaattgatttcctgaaagctgcgctcctcatgtggtgtaaatttacaCATGGTTTCTgtaaaggctctcagttgtccaggtggtttccatagtagagaagcttgaatcttcaactggactgggttgcttgatgacgcgaggacatttcacttcaaatcgcagaagcttcctcagctaaaattcttgctctggtagtctgacttgtgtcttgacccttgtagagaagaacaaacagaagccacaaaagctgaagttttaaacctaaccagacccctcctaccgagaggcagactaagtgactagtgactaaacaattgctttaattagcacctattgtgctctagttagcatcctcctaatgacagggtagctgtccctcctaacgatgcgactgacgcctctcctgatgaggtgaatgactcattaccatgaacaaaagacttaaactgctttgacctgagtaccccattgtaaacaggggacaaagggtgtctcagaccccctccccggttaaggctgggtttcaactgtttcacatacaatgccttcttcacccctctctcaaaccatttcttctctctggctaagattttaacgtcctcgtcctcaaacgtgtggttaatgtctttaaggtggagatgaactgcagactgaagtCCACCTGTGTTTCATCTctctccagctgaaggtccttgatcttgttcacaagatCACTtgaacaggcagatccatggttgtgcaatggggtctccggtatcccccattgtggccaatctgtacatggagcaagtggaggagagagccttgacgtctttcaggggtatctctcccagtcactggttcaaatatatcgatgacacatgggttaaaatcaagcaacaggaagttgaggactttacagagcacatcaactcggtggactccaatatcaagttcacacgtgaggatgccagaaacaaccatttagccttcttggactgtgatgttacgattggagagaacaggcagctccagacagtggtttacagaaaacccactcacactgaccaatatctgctctttggctcaaaccaccaccttgaacacaagctcagggtgatcaggactcttcaacacagagccctacaggtgtccacaactacagagggaagggctaaagaacaacaacatgtccagaaagccctcacaatatgtgggtacccacaaaggtccctggataaagtgtataagtcccagagaacaaagagaccagacagacaggagatggagacaagaagaagaggagtgtctctcccttatttagcaggagtaggggaaaacctacagaggatcttcagacaaaatcccagtttactttaaacctgttaacaccttgagacagaaattagttcaccctaagggcaggatccctagttaaaaacagagcaatgtagtgtattctatcagatgtcaggaaaactgtaacgaacattatataggtgagactaagcagccattacaaaaaggctataccagcaccgcagagagggcgccggtggacctcagtctgcagttcatctccaccttaaagacactaaccacacgtttgaggacaaggaagttaaaatcttagccagagagaagaaatggtttgagagaggggtgaaggaggcattgaatgtgaaacagttgaaacccagccttaaccggggaaggggtctgagacatgctttgtcccctgtttacaatggggtactcaggtcaaagcagtttcagtcttttgttcatggtaatgagtcattctcgtcatcaggagaggcatcagtcccatcgttaggagggacagctaccctgtcattaggagggtgctaactagagcacaataggtgctaattaaagcaattgtttagtcactagccaacagcagtctgcctctcggtaggaggggtctggttacgtttaaaactacagcttttgtggcttctgtttgttcttctctacgagggtcaagacagaagtcagactaccagagcaagaattttagctgaggaagcttctgcgatttaaagcgaaatgtccttgagtcaagcaacccagtccagtcgaagattcaagcttctttactattCACACatggtgtaaatataaggtcttacctgttcgttttagtgaagaaaagtccctctccagcACTTTGCGCCAGAGTTGTGCCGTCAGAACTGTTAGCTgagcggagccttctccccccacACCCTTCcacaccggttctctgtcttggcgcaacaagtcgaaaaagttACAGCGCCTCATTTACCACATACTCCATCCTGGAcgcgatgaaatctcaagaaaaagttaaaatgactcagttctccatgtggagcagagacaccgtgcgtagcttatagacaagtgcggcctattaatgtacaatttttttttctttttaaaattggtgggtgcggctaatattcaggtgcgccctatagtccggaaattacagtaTGCTGTTTAAACTGCAGAACAAGAGATTTTATCTCAAGGCcagcagcagaatcacaccaccGCTTTACTTCCTCACCTTTTTAAACCTTGGCGCAAGCTCTGTGTAGATCAGCAACGCATTCCATTTGTTTCTGGTCATCAAAAATAGTAAAATATTTTTCATTCTTTTATATCTCCAGCAGTTGCATCGAGTCTTCCCTCATTTGTTTTATGGAGCAATCTCAGATGTTTTAACAGTGGAAATGTCCTCAAAGTAAATCATTAACCTTGCATCACTATGCTTGTGACAAGCACACTCAGAACACTCCAGCTGTTGAGAACAATTTGATCAGGTgtcgttcccccccccccccaattttacTGACAAAAGCAATCCTCCACTGACTGTACTGTTCACACAACCAGTGAGTCTCACCTGACTTATCCTGCAGGTCATCAAGACGCTcgcctctctctatcaccttagaGATGTTCTCCTGCATCACATCAATGACCTCATCGACATGTGACTGCACCCTGAAGGAAGACGGATCAACAATCACAAATGACGGAGAGACGAATCAAAAGGACAACAGGAATTATCTGGTTGAGGGCTGAAGTGAGACTGACTTTGCCAATAACAGGGCCCCATTTCTCCGACATTATCTTTTTTCTATCCAATTAGGCAGCAGGCAATAACAGGCTGCCAGATATGTTCAACCTCATTGTGTCCTGCTTCCACCTTCCATCAATTGCATTTCACTGCTATCCTTGGATTATTAATGATATGCCAACCTGTGCATAGCAGGTTTCCCCTAGAAATGTTTTTCAGGCCCAGTGTtattcacaaataaataaacaaacaaacctcaaATTGTAATACAGAGTGGAATAATGTGAGGTgttcaaaatacataaataaataaaatcaaaagcaGCATGGAAAAAAACTTCATCCTCATTGAAAACtactacacagaaaaaaacataaaaatgaaaatgttcaACATGCGAACTTTGGAAAAATGGCGTatcatgaaaacagtgagcatGATTCAGTCTATTTTAATCATCTTTAATCACCTTAATTAAACTGTTTTGCTGTGTGATGTAGCAATTTGTCACTTTGTATGTCAGTGTTTTTAGAATTGAGTGGTGATCCTGAATCACTGAGTGAGGGTGTGCGTGtcagtatctgtgtgtgtgtgtgtgtgtgtgtgtgtgtgtgtgtgtggggggggggggggttattataTTAATCAAAGGTAAAATGAAATTATTTGTGTGTATTTCTGTTACATACGTCATAGAGGTCTCAAACAAGCCGTTTCAGGACTAAATGACATTGGTCATTTAGTCTGTGAAAGCACTTACAGAATTGTTGGACTTTGGAGATGTTTAACATTTAACCCCAAACCCATGAAGGGTTAAAAACTCTTGTCGTCCCCCTCCCCGCTACAcaacccctttaataattatcttatttgatcatcattttcattttcatactCTTCTATAGCACAGTACTTCTTAGTTTCTGTTGAATATCTTCAGGGATTAAAACTCTGGCAAAGAAGTACACACAGAAAGCCAGCCAAAGGAAGAGAAATAACAGAACAGCAAGGTATGCTTCTCAACAACAGTTTGATCACAAACAACCTTCGTTGCCAGCATCATTAAACTGATTACAGTGTCTGCTCTTACTAAAGTCTGAAGGGTGCAGAAAATTATCATCCTTCATAATGACTGCCCACTTAAGGTGGTAACAGCAGTCCCTGCAAAACAACATCAGGCATTAGGTGGCTTGCAGAAGCATGTGAAAATCTTTGAGGACCTACACTGAGGGGTGTCAGGTTCAGACACAGGTTAAAAACTCTGGGACATTCCAGGCAGCTGTGACTGTAACACTTTTGTGTTCCGGCATTAATGACAACATGTGAAGTATGAACGGTGAGTGGCTCAACAAAAAGTGGCTGCCAGACCATCTCAACAATGACCTGCTCTGTCTCTGGCTGTCTGGGACTGGATGTTAAGGTGAAAACAGACTGGTAAGGTTACACAATAACCTGCGCAACACAGGCTCTTTTACCCAATCTGCTAAGAACCTGGTGTTTCTGGTAAACCTGACAAGCCAGAGTAACCCAATTCCAACTTCAAAACAGTATACTGGAAACTCTAGCCTGGCCTCCGGTATTCAGCTGTCACGAGGAATGTGTTAGTACTTACTGTTTGAGTTTGTCATTCTGAGGTCCAAATCTGGGACCAGTTGGTCCTCtcctggaaaaacaaacaaattcaaaAAGGTACAACTCTAATTCAtggatttgcaaaaaaacaaacaaagcccaaaacaaacaaaaacagcaaatattGTTTATCCTTTTTGTTATGTATTTTGACATTATAATCCATTTCTGTACATCTTTGTAAATTCTAACTGTTAAAAACATGTATTTTAACCACATTTGGGCTCCACATTTATTATTCTGTGAGGATGACATGTTACCACCACAACAGTCTTAATCCATCCTGGTTTCAAACCCAATGAATGACTTGACCAGCGCTCCGATCCTGCCACCGTGAGAATAGAAATGACTCAGGAATGTAAACAAAGAAGGAGTAAACGGAACAAGTCAAAGTCTGTGACTCTGAAACCGATTAACCCAAACAGTGTGTCTGAGAACCTCAACAAAAACCTATTCAAGTGCTGGAAAAATCGTGTGTAACACCATCATAATAAACTGCGTCATGGGAAAGTTAATGTGTGGCTTGCTCATAAACGTCAATCGAAAGGTCAGCACAGAGTGACAGTGTTGTGTGGTGAGTTAAATAAGCATGAGATTCTGGGGAAAAGAACAAGAAATAGGTGAGATGATGATGTATTTATCAATATAAACCGTATCTTTGGACGAGTACATAATCAAAGAGTCTGAGATCACGACTACGATGGCAATGTGATTAATTGTGCATCCCTAGTGATAACGGGCGATATGAAAGCACCAGCTCTCTGCCAAACTACACCTCATTTGAGTgtaaaaattacaactttatcggAAATTAGCAGCGACACTTGTCCTGGGCTTCGACTGGGCAAAATGTGTACTGTGAATTCAAGACCTTCAGTTTTAAGGATTTCacttttttatatattttcttATGGTCTGGGCTTGAATTAGCTTTAGCAGCTGAACTACCAACTACAGTATGTGGCAGTATGCTGGATGATGTGGTATTAACTCCACATTGGAATTTCTGTCCACATTAGCTGGTCAGTGTCAGCGACGTATGGGTCTAGTC
The nucleotide sequence above comes from Thalassophryne amazonica chromosome 10, fThaAma1.1, whole genome shotgun sequence. Encoded proteins:
- the vamp4 gene encoding vesicle-associated membrane protein 4 isoform X1; translation: MREPDREEQPEDSMPPKFKRHLNDDEVTGSIRSERRNLLEEDSDEEEDFFLRGPTGPRFGPQNDKLKQVQSHVDEVIDVMQENISKVIERGERLDDLQDKSESLSDNASAFSSRAKQLHRRMWWRDMKMKIIIVLVVIAFLLIIIIPVIMRYH
- the vamp4 gene encoding vesicle-associated membrane protein 4 isoform X2, which produces MPPKFKRHLNDDEVTGSIRSERRNLLEEDSDEEEDFFLRGPTGPRFGPQNDKLKQVQSHVDEVIDVMQENISKVIERGERLDDLQDKSESLSDNASAFSSRAKQLHRRMWWRDMKMKIIIVLVVIAFLLIIIIPVIMRYH